A window of the Branchiostoma floridae strain S238N-H82 chromosome 12, Bfl_VNyyK, whole genome shotgun sequence genome harbors these coding sequences:
- the LOC118427445 gene encoding uncharacterized protein LOC118427445 — MTDSFPTISDIKSISLEEFDRMSGSSAQPGNRDNMAASVSVVTGSLPTGVTPNTFITSGDTYYRKALLNFLVKASNGLINVHNTKASATNTGIQGKSVFVPSYGVVRPSNTFSKNSTQRAKSTTNMKEQTANNNSGHSIYQNGGVNTRSCRPGVSGPLPRDDKINTLKRKLQESQEAICNLKKLKKDSVMWSDNGEHPVDLTVTGKVNHTFRPHPVGESVTTSATSPDSHHVTKDVSRSTRDAQSQEDKNSSTQTPVVKKRRRLSEIVNSLTSKRLNHEKS; from the coding sequence ATGACGGACAGTTTTCCAACTATCTCGGACATCAAGTCCATCAGTCTGGAGGAGTTTGACAGGATGTCAGGGTCATCAGCTCAACCGGGCAACCGAGACAACATGGCCGCCAGTGTCAGTGTCGTGACAGGTTCACTACCTACAGGTGTAACCCCGAACACCTTCATCACATCAGGCGATACGTACTACAGGAAAGCACTGCTCAACTTCCTCGTGAAGGCGTCCAACGGACTCATCAACGTCCACAATACAAAAGCTTCAGCGACAAACACAGGAATTCAAGGAAAATCAGTTTTTGTACCTTCGTATGGTGTGGTACGTCCATCAAATACGTTTTCGAAAAATTCCACACAGAGAGCAAAGAGCACAACTAACATGAAAGAACAGACTGCAAACAATAACAGTGGACACAGTATTTACCAAAATGGGGGTGTTAATACCCGAAGTTGCCGTCCTGGAGTGTCTGGCCCACTCCCTCGCGATGATAAGATCAACACTCTGAAGAGGAAGCTTCAAGAATCACAAGAGGCCATATGCAAtttgaagaaactgaaaaaGGACAGCGTGATGTGGAGTGATAATGGGGAACATCCGGTGGATCTAACCGTCACCGGAAAGGTGAACCATACATTCCGGCCACATCCGGTTGGTGAATCAGTAACTACATCAGCCACGTCACCAGATTCCCATCACGTGACGAAGGATGTCAGCAGGTCAACTCGTGACGCTCAGTCACAGGAGGACAAGAACTCTTCCACACAGACTCCAGTTGTGAAGAAGAGACGCAGGCTTTCTGAGATAGTCAACAGTTTGACAAGTAAAAGGCTCAACCATGAGAAGTCCTAG
- the LOC118427444 gene encoding allene oxide synthase-lipoxygenase protein-like: protein MTSQWECERRGQQWTNQSWKILTDELGQDVFREKKQQQSKQTDIMEMPKTSSTSKLILSARIEKFKMVARAAALKGKRLFDNVGVAGAGYAVVIPNPLVPSNEFFKPGKVFQVRLHHTNTRSDDDAAVDMRGAELKFEDVDGPSQCDLVMHTGTMSPYWDIPSFEDFVGAVRQGPTALKDWCFKFPMNYYCLVDSVRRAPTSFSNLNYYSRLAVKFEAKDGALRYAKFRLIPDEQQTESGLLHPEDQERAWELGRHSDETRPKDYLRQEYVNRLRWTPIRYRLQIQLHEWKDGDTFNTLNPYRIWSPILHVWTDLAVVTITTLLSDATMNRTTFNIANLPPSMSFPEPSSIYDYNSLAKMYAAVQSVYRPSIIKNPALQNGPAKYEYVKYKIEVTVRHIVGSNKGILISLTGPWTRTEPIQIGQGIGKSIAAGRRQILEVEAYDIGEVVLVSIEKIKDDDNSDYFIENVHVHDVQRGLKFEFPAYRWLGKRLTLRRGAVSLNDGAKGDLEALHRQLELWEGFDKYKWSHDQPAFPGGLNMSRMPHDVRRDSERLPEFRIQKGSSIFASQIAKSLRDYEQLMESAVKEVPEFIQNWKSDEEFGRQFLNGVHPLAIRRFDKVPPKFPMTAGRLKEMLAKDRGWSLRQEIAAGHMYYVDCSLMKGLSPNVLGTEVFYHAAPIALFHANSKGQFVPVAIQLYQGPGPDNPIWTPDDGEYEWMLAKLFLRNSDAQIHLNVSYYLQSHLLMEAFAVALFRKLPSPHPVYKILAPHLRRVLASKARLRDLVTGDGSVLDEICSLSASGRKHLIATAFRDFHLRDLHFPAMMADRGIDDPSKLPGYFYRDDGFRLWKAIERFAEETLRIYYKNNTFITSDKELQSWIKDVRNNGFMRESQGDKGVPKVLYTVKELVDVVTIVIFTCSVQNRALTAGMRDLATCLPNMPLALRQYGFARQADKAEESEKEKSKKEEEKDQLIDEDGFVMATPGEPDLLKKIRGTYLDEEKDFKDITKATFEDIMAALPDKIVARKQIDFALEMSKLPEDEAFIGEYRDCLFTEDKAQAAVLKFQVSLRQISNSIKLRNERSGEYEGQEFTVNMFYEEDDDATQVECTQVMREKTEKPEEQPYTYLLPEQIPFSVCP, encoded by the exons ATGACTTCCCAGTGGGAATGCGAGAGGAGGGGGCAGCAAT GGACCAACCAAAGTTGGAAGATCTTGACAGACGAGTTGGGTCAGGATGTCTTcagagaaaagaaacaacagcaGTCGAAG CAAACCGACATAATGGAGATGCCCAAAACCTCGTCTACGTCCAAGCTCATTCTGAGCGCCAGGATTGaaaaattcaagatggtggCTCGGGCTGCAGCCTTGAAGGGTAAAAGGTTATTCGATAACGTCGGAGTGGCCGGTGCAGGGTACGCTGTGGTTATCCCCAATCCACTGGTTCCATCGAACGAGTTCTTCAAACCTGGCAAGGTCTTTCAAGTCCGCTTACACCACACCAATACTAGGTCAGATGACGATGCAG CTGTGGATATGAGAGGAGCTGAGCTGAAGTTTGAAGACGTGGACGGCCCGAGCCAGTGTGACCTGGTCATGCACACGGGAACCATGTCCCCCTACTGGGACATCCCATCGTTCGAGGACTTCGTGGGCGCTGTCCGTCAAGGTCCAACTGCTCTCAAAGACTGGTGTTTCAAGTTCCCAATGAA TTACTACTGTCTCGTGGACTCGGTGCGTCGGGCCCCAACCTCCTTCAGTAATCTGAACTACTACAGCAGGCTAGCCGTAAAGTTCGAGGCCAAGGATGGCGCACTCCGGTATGCAAAATTCCGGCTGATTCCGGACGAGCAGCAGACGGAATCCGGACTTCTACATCCGGAAGATCAGGAAAGGGCATG GGAACTAGGCAGGCATTCAGATGAGACTAGACCGAAGGACTACCTTCGGCAGGAGTACGTCAACCGACTGAGGTGGACACCCATCCGCTATCGTCTGCAGATCCAGCTTCATGAATGGAAGGACGGAGATACATTCAACACATTAAATCCCTACAG GATCTGGAGTCCGATCCTGCACGTCTGGACAGACCTGGCCGTGGTAACCATCACCACGCTCCTGTCAGACGCCACCATGAACAGAACAACATTCAACATCGCCAACCTGCCGCCGTCCATGAGCTTCCCAGAGCCCAGTTCAATCTACGACTACAACAGTTTGGCCAAGATGTATGCTGCGGTCCAGTCTGTGTACAGACCATCAATCATCAAAAACCCTGCCCTTCAAAACGGTCCAGCCAAATACGAATACGTGAAGTATAAAATAGAAGTCACAGTTCGCCATATTGTAGGGAGCAACAAGGGCATTCTGATCAGCCTGACCGGGCCCTGGACGCGCACGGAGCCGATCCAGATAGGGCAAGGCATCGGTAAAAGCATCGCTGCAGGGAGAAGGCAAATCCTCGAGGTAGAGGCCTACGACATTGGCGAAGTCGTGCTGGTGTCCATCGAGAAGATTAAAGATGACGACAACAGTGACTACTTCATCGAGAACGTGCATGTCCATGACGTTCAGAGAGGGCTGAAGTTTGAGTTCCCGGCATATCGATGGTTGGGGAAACGCCTTACTCTCAGGAGAGGGGCAG TTTCCTTGAACGACGGAGCGAAGGGAGATCTTGAAGCGCTCCACCGCCAGTTGGAGCTTTGGGAGGGTTTCGACAAGTACAAATGGTCTCACGACCAGCCGGCCTTTCCCGGCGGTCTCAACATGTCCAGAATGCCACACGACGTCAGGCGAGACAGCGAGAGACTGCCAGAGTTCCGGATTCAAAAGGGAAGCAGCATTTTCGCATCCCAGATCGCGAAGAGTCTTCGGGACTACGAGCAGCTGATGGAGTCTGCAGTAAAGGAGGTGCCCGAGTTCATCCAGAACTGGAAGTCAGACGAGGAGTTCGGACGACAGTTTCTGAACGGTGTCCATCCACTGGCTATCCGGCGGTTCGACAAAGTGCCGCCAAAGTTCCCCATGACGGCGGGGCGACTGAAGGAGATGCTGGCAAAGGACAGAGGGTGGAGTTTGCGCCAGGAAATTGCA GCTGGACACATGTACTACGTCGACTGTTCCTTGATGAAGGGACTGAGTCCAAACGTTCTCGGAACAGAGGTGTTCTATCACGCGGCGCCCATAGCACTCTTCCACGCCAACAGTAAGGGGCAATTCGTCCCCGTGGCCATTCAG CTGTACCAAGGCCCTGGTCCCGACAATCCAATATGGACACCAGATGACGGAGAATACGAGTGGATGTTGGCGAAGCTCTTCCTCCGCAACTCTGACGCACAGATTCACCTCAACGTCTCCTACTACCTGCAATCTCACCTCCTCATGGAAGCGTTCGCCGTGGCCCTCTTCAGGAAGTTGCCATCACCACATCCGGTGTACAAGATCCTTGCGCCGCACCTTCGTCGGGTTCTGGCCAGCAAGGCCCGACTTCGCGACCTGGTGACCGGAGACGGGTCCGTGCTTGACGAGATCTGCTCACTGTCAGCCAGCGGCAGGAAGCACCTGATCGCCACAGCGTTCCGTGATTTCCACCTGAGAGACCTGCATTTTCCCGCCATGATGGCAGACAGAGGGATTGACGATCCCTCTAAACTTCCAG GATACTTCTACCGGGATGATGGCTTTCGGCTGTGGAAGGCCATTGAGAGGTTCGCCGAGGAAACCCTCCGAATCTACTACAAAAACAACACCTTCATAACATCGGACAAGGAGCTGCAATCCTGGATCAAAGACGTCCGAAACAATGGGTTCATGCGTGAGTCGCAAGGAGATAAAG GAGTTCCCAAAGTGCTATACACCGTTAAAGAGTTGGTGGACGTGGTGACTATCGTTATCTTCACCTGCTCTGTTCAGAACCGCGCACTGACTGCTGGGATGCGCGACCTGGCCACCTGTCTTCCCAACATGCCTCTGGCTCTCAG ACAGTACGGGTTTGCCAGGCAGGCGGACAAAGCAGAGGAGAGTGAGAAAGAGAAGAGCAAGAAGGAGGAAGAAAAGGACCAACTCATCGATGAAGATGGGTTCGTGATGGCAACGCCTGGTGAGCCAGATCTCTTGAAGAAGATTCGTGGCACGTACCTGGACGAGGAGAAGGACTTCAAGGATATCACCAAGGCTACGTTTGAAGACATCATGGCGGCTCTTCCCGACAAAATCGTCGCCAGGAAACAAATAGACTTCGCTTTGGAGATGTCGAAGCTACCAGAAGATGAG GCCTTCATCGGTGAGTACAGAGACTGCCTCTTCACAGAGGATAAGGCCCAAGCAGCTGTGCTGAAGTTCCAGGTGTCATTGCGGCAGATCTCCAACAGCATCAAACTGCGGAATGAGCGGAGCGGGGAATACGAAGGGCAGGAGTTCACCGTTAACATGTTCTACGAAGAGGACGACGACGCTACACAAGTGGAGTGCACACAG GTGATGCGAGAAAAGACGGAGAAACCAGAAGAGCAGCCCTACACATACCTTCTTCCGGAGCAGATCCCATTTAGCGTTTGTCCGTAG